Proteins co-encoded in one Actinomycetes bacterium genomic window:
- a CDS encoding type I 3-dehydroquinate dehydratase, with amino-acid sequence MAEFVGRQRAERLEKRFEEAARAFSLDRFPEARATLRPIVEEVPAVPEVQELYGLSLYRLGRWKDAAKHLEEFVSLTNGSVEQHPVLADCQRALGRHKRVDELWTELREVSPSADLVTEGRIVTAGSLADRGELSKAIALLAKGFKFPKKPAEFHLRRAYALADLYERSGDLPQARQLFGRLARAQPDFVDVAERLDSLG; translated from the coding sequence ATGGCTGAGTTCGTGGGCCGCCAGCGCGCCGAGCGCCTCGAGAAGAGGTTCGAAGAGGCCGCCCGTGCGTTTTCACTGGACCGGTTCCCGGAGGCCCGAGCCACCTTGCGGCCCATCGTCGAGGAGGTGCCGGCGGTTCCGGAAGTGCAGGAGCTGTACGGCTTGAGCCTGTACCGCCTGGGCCGTTGGAAGGATGCAGCCAAGCACCTCGAGGAGTTCGTGTCGCTCACCAACGGCTCGGTGGAGCAGCACCCGGTGCTGGCAGACTGCCAGCGGGCCCTCGGCCGGCACAAGAGGGTGGATGAGCTTTGGACAGAACTGCGCGAGGTCTCGCCGTCGGCGGACCTGGTCACCGAGGGGCGGATCGTGACCGCAGGGTCCCTGGCCGACCGTGGCGAGTTGTCCAAGGCGATTGCGTTGCTCGCCAAGGGATTCAAGTTCCCCAAGAAGCCCGCCGAGTTCCACCTGCGGCGCGCATATGCGCTCGCGGACCTCTACGAGCGCAGCGGCGACCTGCCTCAGGCCCGCCAGCTGTTTGGTCGGTTGGCGCGGGCGCAGCCGGACTTCGTGGACGTGGCTGAGCGGCTCGACTCCCTGGGCTGA
- a CDS encoding fructose bisphosphate aldolase — translation MNNEQLTKVREAHGFVAALDQSGGSTPKALRLYGIEEDAYSGEDEMFDLIHQMRSRIMTSPAFGGDRIVAAILFEMTMDRQVAGKDTAAYLWDVKNVVPVLKVDKGLADEADGAQVMKPIPGLDELLERAKAKGIFGTKMRSVIKVADETGVNAVVDQQFEIGRQIVDAGLVPIIEPEIDINSPSKAEAEELMRAAILAQLDALGSEQLVMLKLTLPETDDFYRPLIEHDRVVRVVALSGGYSREEANARLSRQHGMIASFSRALTEGLSAQQSDDEFNAMLDSSIGSIAEASAT, via the coding sequence ATGAACAACGAGCAGCTCACCAAGGTCCGCGAAGCGCACGGCTTCGTGGCGGCACTCGACCAGTCCGGCGGCAGCACGCCCAAGGCCCTGCGCCTCTACGGCATCGAGGAGGACGCATACTCGGGCGAGGACGAGATGTTCGACCTCATCCACCAGATGCGCAGCCGGATCATGACGAGTCCCGCGTTCGGCGGCGACCGGATCGTGGCCGCCATCCTCTTCGAGATGACCATGGACCGGCAGGTGGCCGGCAAGGACACCGCCGCATACCTGTGGGACGTCAAGAACGTCGTTCCGGTACTCAAGGTCGACAAGGGCCTTGCCGACGAAGCCGACGGCGCCCAAGTCATGAAGCCCATCCCGGGCCTCGACGAGCTGCTGGAGCGGGCCAAGGCGAAGGGCATCTTCGGCACCAAGATGCGTTCGGTGATCAAGGTCGCCGACGAGACCGGGGTCAACGCAGTGGTGGACCAGCAGTTCGAGATCGGTCGCCAGATCGTCGATGCCGGCCTCGTGCCGATCATCGAGCCCGAGATCGACATCAACAGTCCCTCCAAGGCGGAGGCCGAGGAACTGATGCGGGCCGCCATCCTCGCCCAGCTGGACGCCCTCGGCTCCGAGCAGCTCGTGATGCTGAAGCTCACGCTGCCCGAGACCGACGACTTCTACCGCCCGCTCATCGAGCACGACCGTGTCGTCCGGGTGGTTGCCCTGTCCGGGGGCTACAGCCGCGAGGAGGCCAATGCCCGACTTTCGCGCCAACACGGCATGATCGCCAGCTTCTCGCGGGCACTGACCGAGGGACTGTCGGCCCAGCAGAGCGACGACGAGTTCAACGCCATGCTGGACTCCTCGATCGGCAGCATCGCAGAGGCCTCCGCCACCTGA
- a CDS encoding HAD-IIA family hydrolase: MTDWVVDLDGVMWRGKVPIEGSAEAIGELLARGDRVLFCTNNSAESGEARAARLSEQGIPDGCKVVTSADAVCALVEPGESVLVIGGPGLLDALAEHGARPTAAAEADPAPIVAAATARASDPAASGRPYDAVVVGLTRDFGYRQIDAAQAAVRAGARLLATNDDATFPGADGIHPGCGSLLAAVETGAGVRAEVAGKPLGPMCDLIIDMLGLGERGGASDGRGGVIVVGDRPGTDGRLAENLGVRFALVLSGVTSQADLPVEVPTALVGDDLAAIVTGHTEDR, translated from the coding sequence ATGACCGACTGGGTGGTCGACCTCGACGGAGTGATGTGGCGCGGCAAGGTTCCCATAGAGGGGTCCGCGGAGGCGATCGGCGAGCTGCTGGCACGGGGCGACCGGGTGCTGTTCTGCACCAACAACTCCGCCGAGTCCGGCGAAGCGCGTGCTGCGCGCCTGTCCGAGCAGGGGATCCCCGATGGCTGCAAGGTCGTGACCTCCGCTGATGCGGTGTGTGCGCTGGTGGAGCCCGGCGAGTCGGTACTCGTGATCGGGGGCCCCGGCCTCCTTGACGCGCTGGCCGAGCATGGCGCCCGCCCCACAGCTGCCGCCGAGGCCGATCCGGCTCCGATCGTGGCCGCGGCGACCGCCCGCGCGTCCGATCCCGCCGCCTCGGGCCGGCCCTATGACGCAGTGGTGGTGGGTCTCACCCGCGATTTCGGCTACCGCCAGATCGACGCCGCTCAGGCGGCCGTGCGTGCCGGAGCGCGGCTGCTCGCGACCAACGACGACGCCACCTTCCCGGGCGCGGACGGGATCCACCCGGGCTGCGGATCGCTCCTGGCGGCCGTCGAGACGGGCGCAGGGGTGCGAGCAGAGGTTGCGGGCAAGCCGCTGGGGCCGATGTGTGACCTGATAATCGACATGCTCGGCCTCGGCGAGCGGGGTGGCGCCTCAGACGGCCGAGGCGGCGTGATCGTGGTGGGCGACCGCCCCGGCACCGACGGCAGGCTGGCGGAGAACCTGGGTGTGCGGTTCGCGCTCGTGCTCTCGGGGGTCACCTCGCAGGCAGACCTGCCAGTGGAGGTGCCCACAGCGCTCGTTGGCGACGACCTGGCCGCGATCGTGACGGGGCACACCGAGGACCGCTGA
- a CDS encoding TlyA family RNA methyltransferase — protein sequence MATRRRLDAELVRRGLVDSRAAARTLVQEGRVLVGGSVATKPARMVDGAESVHITGDPPRFVGRGGEKLAGALDRFGVDPTGLRVLDAGASTGGFTDCLLQAGAAEVVALDVGRGQLHERLRSDERVVVLERTNLRHVERGQLGRIDAAVGDLSFISLTVVLPVLVEQVEPGGWMVLLVKPQFEAGRQAAARGGGVISDPEVWREALSGVVSTAEGLGAAMMDAMVSPLRGAEGNVEFCIHLVNSRAAGGPPYVDRAHGDRAHGDRADADPGESAALIDAAVAAAVEAAK from the coding sequence GTGGCAACCCGTCGTCGCCTCGATGCAGAACTGGTCCGTCGGGGCCTGGTCGACAGCCGGGCGGCGGCGCGGACGCTGGTGCAGGAGGGGCGCGTGCTCGTGGGCGGTTCGGTGGCTACGAAGCCCGCCCGAATGGTCGACGGAGCCGAGTCGGTGCACATCACCGGCGACCCGCCGCGCTTCGTGGGCCGTGGCGGCGAGAAGCTGGCGGGTGCCCTGGATCGCTTCGGCGTCGACCCGACCGGGCTGCGTGTGCTTGATGCCGGGGCGTCCACCGGTGGCTTCACCGACTGCCTGCTGCAGGCCGGGGCGGCCGAGGTGGTGGCGCTCGACGTGGGCCGCGGCCAACTGCATGAGCGGCTGCGCTCCGATGAGCGGGTGGTCGTGCTCGAGAGGACCAACCTTCGCCATGTGGAACGGGGACAACTGGGGCGAATCGACGCCGCGGTAGGTGACCTGTCGTTCATATCGCTGACGGTGGTGTTGCCGGTTCTGGTGGAACAGGTCGAACCGGGTGGATGGATGGTGCTGCTCGTGAAACCCCAGTTCGAGGCCGGCCGACAGGCAGCGGCTCGGGGCGGCGGTGTGATCAGCGACCCGGAAGTCTGGCGCGAGGCCCTTTCCGGGGTGGTCTCGACCGCGGAGGGGCTCGGAGCCGCCATGATGGATGCCATGGTCTCCCCGCTGCGAGGTGCCGAGGGCAACGTCGAGTTCTGCATCCACCTTGTGAACTCCCGCGCAGCCGGCGGACCCCCTTATGTGGACCGTGCCCATGGCGACCGTGCCCATGGCGACCGTGCTGATGCGGACCCGGGGGAGTCGGCCGCGTTGATCGACGCGGCGGTGGCTGCCGCGGTGGAGGCCGCGAAGTGA
- a CDS encoding NAD(+)/NADH kinase yields the protein MSAFGFVLHDGLSADDVIGAVDWLESRGHEVRLPVDDAKRLGREDLGVAEDEFSVGLDLVVSMGGDGTMLRAADLAVREHVPVLGANLGTLGYLTEVDSDGVAMALKRFLSGAYRVEERMRLGISVQRLDGSTETTSALNEAVVEKSEPGRTVRLEVELDGRGFTTWVADGLIAATPTGSTAYSFSVGGPIVDPEHNGMILAPVAPHMLFDRSMVLRPDCEVRVTVRGTRDGGLSVDGRPFTPLEPGESITCTAADRPSLFVTFGGHDFHSVLREKLGLWDR from the coding sequence GTGAGCGCCTTCGGGTTCGTGCTGCACGACGGGCTGTCGGCCGACGATGTGATCGGCGCGGTCGACTGGCTGGAGAGCCGAGGCCACGAGGTGCGTCTGCCGGTCGACGACGCGAAGCGGCTCGGCCGCGAGGACCTCGGCGTCGCAGAGGACGAGTTCTCGGTGGGGCTCGACCTTGTCGTGAGCATGGGCGGCGACGGCACGATGCTGCGGGCGGCCGACCTCGCTGTTCGTGAGCATGTGCCGGTGCTGGGCGCCAACCTGGGCACCCTCGGCTACCTCACCGAGGTCGACAGCGATGGCGTGGCGATGGCCCTGAAGCGATTCCTGTCGGGTGCATACCGGGTGGAGGAGAGGATGCGCCTGGGCATCAGTGTGCAGCGCCTCGATGGGTCCACCGAGACCACGAGTGCGCTCAACGAGGCTGTGGTCGAGAAGTCCGAGCCCGGACGCACGGTGCGCCTGGAGGTCGAGCTCGATGGCCGCGGCTTCACCACATGGGTGGCCGACGGCCTGATTGCGGCCACGCCGACCGGGTCGACCGCCTACTCGTTCTCCGTTGGCGGGCCGATCGTGGATCCCGAGCACAACGGGATGATCCTCGCCCCCGTGGCCCCGCACATGCTGTTCGACCGCTCCATGGTGCTGCGCCCGGACTGTGAGGTCCGCGTCACGGTTCGTGGCACCCGCGATGGCGGACTGTCGGTGGACGGCCGCCCGTTCACGCCACTGGAGCCGGGGGAGTCGATCACCTGCACCGCTGCTGACCGGCCCTCGTTGTTCGTGACCTTCGGCGGCCACGACTTCCATTCGGTGTTGCGCGAGAAGCTGGGCTTGTGGGACCGCTAG
- the recN gene encoding DNA repair protein RecN, which yields MLVELAVRDLGVIADARIPFSGSMTALTGETGAGKTLLVEALRLLAGEKADPSRVRAGADEAVVEGLFAVGETEWVLRRIVPAGGRSRCYLNGELVPAAKLSEVSGELLEIHGQHAQQQLLDPRRQRDALDHFAAIDTSPVSEARAELADLRSQLESLGGDDRSRERQLDLLRYEIAEIEGVSPRVGEDEALDAEEELLAGALEWRDSAAGVADLLSGDGAAQDLIARARARLGDGGPFAEQAGRLDGLLAELGDVAAEVRDRGESIEPDEQRLAEVRQRRQSLVELRRKYGDTVDEVLAYLDRANSELAVLEGLDERRAQLGELISAAGERLAKASDALGSARREAAPDLAAAVSALLGDLALGGAVVEVCVTDTDALPGAGEAVEFRLGANAGATPAPLTKAASGGELSRVMLALRLVLSGGPPTMVFDEVDAGVGGSAANAVGSALASLGESRQVLVVTHLAQVAAASGSQVAVDKRTDGSTTVTDVRPVADDERIVEISRMLSGSPDSDTARRHAEELLAGATR from the coding sequence ATGTTGGTCGAGCTGGCGGTCCGGGACCTCGGCGTGATTGCCGATGCGCGCATCCCCTTTTCAGGGTCGATGACGGCACTCACCGGCGAGACGGGCGCAGGCAAGACGCTGCTGGTGGAGGCACTCAGGCTGCTGGCCGGCGAGAAGGCCGATCCGTCGCGGGTACGAGCCGGCGCGGACGAAGCCGTCGTGGAAGGTCTCTTCGCCGTCGGCGAGACCGAGTGGGTGCTGCGTCGGATCGTGCCGGCGGGTGGACGGTCGCGGTGCTACCTGAACGGGGAACTCGTGCCGGCAGCCAAGCTCTCCGAGGTGTCCGGCGAACTGCTCGAGATCCACGGCCAGCATGCCCAGCAGCAGCTTCTCGACCCGCGGCGCCAACGCGACGCACTCGACCATTTCGCAGCCATAGACACCTCGCCGGTGTCCGAGGCCCGCGCCGAGCTCGCAGACCTGCGGAGCCAACTCGAGTCACTGGGTGGCGACGACCGGTCCCGCGAGCGCCAACTCGACCTGCTTCGATACGAGATCGCCGAGATCGAGGGCGTGTCGCCGCGAGTGGGCGAGGACGAAGCGCTCGATGCCGAGGAGGAACTGCTCGCCGGAGCGCTCGAGTGGCGCGATTCGGCCGCCGGCGTGGCGGACCTGCTCTCGGGCGACGGCGCGGCCCAGGACCTGATCGCCAGGGCCCGTGCCCGCCTCGGTGACGGCGGGCCCTTCGCAGAGCAGGCCGGTCGCCTCGATGGGCTGCTGGCCGAGTTGGGCGACGTCGCGGCGGAGGTCCGCGACAGGGGCGAGTCGATCGAGCCAGACGAGCAGCGCCTCGCCGAGGTGCGCCAGCGTCGGCAGTCTCTCGTGGAGTTGCGCCGCAAGTACGGCGACACCGTCGACGAGGTGCTCGCGTACCTGGATCGCGCAAACTCCGAGTTGGCCGTGCTCGAGGGGCTGGATGAGCGCCGCGCCCAACTCGGCGAGTTGATCTCCGCCGCCGGCGAGAGGCTGGCGAAGGCGTCCGATGCCCTTGGCAGCGCTCGCCGCGAGGCCGCCCCCGATCTGGCCGCGGCAGTGAGTGCACTGCTCGGTGACCTCGCACTTGGCGGCGCCGTCGTCGAGGTTTGCGTGACTGACACCGATGCACTCCCCGGTGCCGGCGAGGCGGTCGAGTTCCGCCTGGGGGCCAATGCCGGCGCGACCCCCGCACCGCTGACCAAGGCCGCATCGGGCGGAGAGCTGTCGAGGGTGATGCTCGCCCTCCGCCTCGTGCTGAGCGGCGGACCGCCCACGATGGTGTTCGACGAGGTCGACGCCGGGGTCGGAGGTTCGGCCGCCAACGCCGTGGGCTCAGCGCTCGCCAGCCTGGGGGAATCACGCCAGGTGCTGGTGGTCACCCACCTCGCGCAGGTCGCTGCCGCATCGGGATCACAGGTTGCGGTGGACAAGCGCACCGACGGGTCGACCACCGTGACCGACGTCCGCCCGGTGGCCGACGACGAGCGGATCGTGGAGATCTCGCGGATGCTGTCCGGCTCGCCCGACTCGGACACGGCACGCCGACACGCCGAAGAGCTCCTGGCCGGAGCGACGCGGTGA